The Ipomoea triloba cultivar NCNSP0323 chromosome 4, ASM357664v1 DNA segment AAGGACATGTAGGTATGTACAGAACTGATGATAAAGGTAAATTAGGAAGAGGCCTTGCTTTACCAACACCATGAGCAGTACATATGGATCCATTACCAAATACAATTGATGGAAGAGACTTAGAATCTGTGAAGTGAGTCAATAAAGAAGAATTACCACAGATATGTTCAGAAGCACCTGAATCAAGGACCCATGATCCAAGAGAGCTAGATTGAGAAACCAGGGCAGTGTGAGTCTCTTTGGTGTGAGCTACAGGAGTGACAACAGCAGCTTGGGCACTAGCTTTAAATCGGGCAAACTCTTCATATTCTGTAAGAGAGATAGTTTTAGAACCTGAATCCTGTTTGAGCTCAGCCACATTTGTAGGGGCAAGCACCGGTCTCCCATGCAGCTTCCAGCATCGATCCCGTGTGTGTCCAGATCGATTGCAGTAATCGCAATATCTAGTGTTTTTCTGCCCACTACGGTCTTTATTTCGGTTGCCCAAATGGTTACCTCGACCTCCTTGGATCACAAGAGCAGATTGGTCTGTGGTGGGTGCAGAAGTCTCACCAGGAAAGGAAGTCACTTGAAGAAGGCGTTTGAACAATTCTTGGATCCCTGGTACAACATTATCTCCAAGAATCTGGTTTCGAGTATTCTCAAACTCAGGGCCTAATTTAGATAAAACAAAGACAACAAAAAATTTTTCACGTTGGGCAATCTGTTCCGCAGGTGTCCCTCCAGTTGGTAATAGCTTATTAAACTCAGTTAATAAACTTTGAGTTTTCCCAAGAAAGGCTTCCATACTCATACAATCCTTCTTTAAGTTAACCAAATTATTAACAACTGTGTAACATTGAGAAACATCATTAGTGTATAAGGACTTGGCTTGATTCCATACCTCAACACATGATTTAAAAACTCTGAACAGTTGAATTAACTCAGGTGAAAGGGATTGCCACAAGAGACTACAAAGTTGGGCATCCACTCTTTTCCAAATTGCCTTCTCATTTTCTGGAACCTTTTCTTCCCCCTTTTCCAAATGGTCACTAACACCTTGGCCCATAAACCACATTTCAACAGCATCGGACCACGAATGGTAGTTTTGTGACCCACATAATTTTTCAGAGGTAATAACTGGATTTCCAGATAAATTTGGCACAAACACTGAGCTAGAAATAACATTCTCAACACTGTCAGAAGTTTCCTTAATACCAGTTGAAGACATGGTTGACAAAAAGGAATATTAGCAGGTGAGTGAGAGAGTACCGTTGACCGGAATATTTTACCGGAACAGTGCCTTTGACCGGAACAGTACCGTTGACCAGTGTTGACCGGCGTTGACCAGCGTTGACCGGCGACGGCGAAGGATCTGGAAAAAACACTGCTAGATACGTCTCCTCGAAACGAACCCAATGGAGAAAACGGCACCTTGATCGGAGATCGGAGGAGAAAGATATGACCGGAAAACAGTCGTTGTTTTTACGCCACTGCCGGAAAatatttggaaaaagaaaaaccagAAGAAAAACAGCCTAGGAAagaggctctgataccatgtgaaATCAGAAAAATCTGTGTTTCTTACTTGCATTTTCTACAATGGCATGctgccatatatatacatgttggaAACCTCTACACTATTGatgtcatttcatctttctatgctacactattgaagacatttcatctttctatacTACTGAtgccatttcatctttctatgctacactattgaagccatttcatctttcaaggcataatataataattctcaaCAATGAGAAAACAAGATGAGTGAAGAATGAGGCTTACAGTAGCACAGTTGAAATATAGGTCTGGACTGCACTTCATTCTTTCATCTCTCTCCTGTACAacgtaatttttttctttaaaaaatattatggatATACATCTAGGCAAGAAATAgaaataagtttttaaaaattaaaaacttaaaagaCCACTTTAAAGAATTAGGGGCAATAACTTGAGAGAACATATAGGGATTTTGTCATTAACAATATATTAGGTAACTGACAACTGAAACTTTATTGAATGCATACATACAGCATTTTGGTATGCTTTCAATGATTGTAGAAGTTTTCCATGCTCCCAAGCTCCAGTAACAAAAAATGATGTGTGATAGGCATTACCTAGGTTATCTGTAATGAAGATACAAAATTCACTACGGATCTCTAATTTGAATATATCAGGACAATAATAATAGTGAAAATAATTGGAGATTAAAGTCAAGTATTGTAATTAAAAGACCAAgagataataatataaataatataaacttcAACTCCTCAACTAAGAAGAAAACCAAAGAAGCAGCATACATAAATCAAGTGTTTTAGTCTTTTAAGCATAGAGACATAATGCTAAGTCCCTGTTTTTCTTACTTTTCAATCAGTTGCCATCATCTCTTACTCTATTCTCACAGCATCTATGTACATATATAGAAATGCAGTTAAGCACACCCAACAATAAGATGTCAAGTCAAATGTCAACTGCTACAGACAAAAATGAATTTACTAGAGCTTTGCAAGTATTTAGGACAGATATCAAGTGCAGCCTATCAAGGCACAGGAGCTAAGTTCCACTCACATGCATTCGTTAAGTTTACTTatcacccccaaaaaaaaaaccttgtcCCTTAAGTTAGCTTTGAGTTAAAGACCTACACCAGGAATATCCATCCTTGACATCTACAGTGATAGCTTCCTTTGCATGCTTTATGCTCTCTTCAACAATTTCTGCCTGATCTTCAGCACCTGCAAAGAGGTGAAAAGATCGTTTAAATAGAGCAAGTTAATAAGTTAAGCCCAGAATGGAACCCAAAATAATGGGGTGAATGGAACAACAAGAAGATGAGTTATaatgaagctttacacaatacTATGCCCCATAATCTGTTTCAGAAGAAGAAACAAGTAACAAGCAAACAGCCTTCTTGCTAGCATTACTAGAACCAATGGTTTCAACTAAATAACATATTACGATGTGcttcaggaataaaattatgaatttctattttttaaagaaaaattaaggGGTAGGCTGCATAGATAAACAGGATGACAAGTGTAAATGCTCTACAAGCAAAATCAAGCATACTACTCTCAACCGTTTTAGACCTTTTGAAGTGGGTTATGGTTTCCATAGTCACTACAGACTGCAATATAATTGGGAATCATTCGGAATAAGgactatttcttttttaaatctcAAACTTTTCACACTGATTGACTCATTTACTACCACAGCACTAATCCCAGAAAAAGTAGTACTCACAGGAAATCtcattaataataaaagacTTGGAGGATAgatggttaaaatttttattacacaCTTTACAgggtaataactaataaaagtATAAAGATATCCAAAAATTATCTtaagaaaaagtgaaaaagaaaagattatGCTCTAGATGATCATGATACAGTAGCAATCATATAAAGAAAAATCACCTTGAGCCATTTTTCTTTCAAGCATTGACAGTTGACAAAGTATTTCTTTGTTGGGTCCCTGAGCATGAAATTCATAAGATATCTATCAGCGTTAGGAAATATTACTCAACTACAGAATTAAGTCACCCACTACACCACTTCTGAACTAAAGAAATCACAGAACCAATAAAAAGACCTTGCTCAAACCAAACATGAAACAATTCTTGGCTGAAGCTAAATCCCCTTTCTTCCATATGCAGTTACCCAAGCATAGCCAAGCACCTGCAAGAGAAGGGTTCAACTTTACCTGGAAAACAAAGCAtatacccaaaaaataaaacagagttaaaatataaaaacaccAAATTTGAACCCAATACAGAAAATTAACAAGATATCAATCTCACTTACAGCTTTTGAGAGGTGATCCTCTGCTTCCTTCTTATAATCAGGAAACACATCCAATATTTTCCCCCTCAAGTACTCGTATGTAGCTCGCTGCATTGATAATTTCCTTCTCTCtgcaaaattcaataacagTACAAAATTAGCCATCCGCATCCCTTTCCATTCTACTTTTATCTAGGAGAGCAGTAGTGATGCTCCTACACCGGCCTGAGAATTTGGGCTAAACTTGGTTCGTATCAACTAGGGTTCTCACCAATTGAGCAAACAAAGTAACCCCTCAACCCGATACACACAAAATACATCCTTCCTAAATTTGGGACTGTTCCATTTACATTTCTGACTCTGGTATTTTCAAGTTAAATGCATTTTCAAGAATTTAAGCAGCAATGCAACATGTgttacaaaaacaaaatcaagaAAGATACAAATAGAGGGTTTACCAGGAGGAATTGCATCGAGCAGTTGGAGGGCAAGATCGGATTTGCTCTGCAAAAGAGAGGTTTTTTCATCTGGGTTAACTGGGAAAAATGTCTCGCGAATGCTATAGAGCTCATCTGCAGCTAGTGCTACTTCCGCGAATAAATCTTTTTCGCCATTTTCTCTGATTACAGTGCTCATCTTTGCGGGTTATGCAGAGTTGAACTGAGGACTGAAGAGCCAGGCTACAGAGCCAAAATTAGTGTAGACTCGACTTCTTCAACTTTAGCGAGCCTGTCTGACAACTTAACAAGGAAGTTGTTTTGAGAACCTACAAATTAGCCCCTCTATTTCTACGGAAGTATATCATAGACCCTTACAAGTTACAAGTTACAACCCCAAAAAGAAATTACTAgaaaaatgattatattttttggttggtaaaaaaataaattacaaagaatattcattttattgtttaaatGTTTAGTTAGAtgatgaatagtaaataatgagtataaagataAATATGTCCTAcacaatgataatgataattataataaaaatattacagagtagtatttttttaattaaaatattacagagtataatttataaattaacttattataattatttattttattacaatttgTACATATTTGGTCTACGGTAATATACCCTTACAGCCCCCCTTCCCTTGTTTCTTTCTATTTGAATAGTGATATTCTCATATGCCACTAttatattatcaataatataacGACAAGACATAAATTTGCTCTACATTTGCGAGATGATACCCATTAACAACATTTCCAATCGGTTTGCTACTTTGCTAGCACCTTTGCAATGACTTAATAAAGAACATTGCATAATGAAATGCGACACAAATCTTTCATGGTTTCTAGCTTGTCATTTTTGGTATTATCACAATATTTGTGCAATTTAATCCACTCAGCAATCTTCCTTAtgcaaaaatgaaataaaataaaataaaaaatacctaCACAGTATCACAACATCCACCCTCACTATGTCccaataattcaaataaaagcTCGGGCTCATGCTATCCGAATCGAGAGACTTATTTGGGTACACCGTACACGTTATTAACTGTTCTTTTCGCCCTCCTCTTTATTTATAGGTCTTGAAAAAGATTGTGAGTCTTGAATTCACAAACTTAAAGATGTCtacttaattttaatcaaattaaaacttaagcaaaagaataaataaaccTGAAACTACGACAACCAGGATTGTTAACGCAGTTtggagcaatactcctacatCTGCGGGGCCACTCACGAAAACCCAATCCACTA contains these protein-coding regions:
- the LOC116016722 gene encoding tetratricopeptide repeat protein 5-like, whose protein sequence is MSTVIRENGEKDLFAEVALAADELYSIRETFFPVNPDEKTSLLQSKSDLALQLLDAIPPERRKLSMQRATYEYLRGKILDVFPDYKKEAEDHLSKAVKLNPSLAGAWLCLGNCIWKKGDLASAKNCFMFGLSKGPNKEILCQLSMLERKMAQGAEDQAEIVEESIKHAKEAITVDVKDGYSWYNLGNAYHTSFFVTGAWEHGKLLQSLKAYQNAERDERMKCSPDLYFNCATVNKYLENYERALTGFEAAALKDPGLNATEEVQKVVYLLEKLDSLLRGQNKSKRLSSLTSSLNSINVNPSYRRATIDFLSEGLNKGVVLIGKVMFFVKHGTPTPLYYVLCDSAQACYVLSVYGVQNEAIKEGDVVTLLQPYYHHVDFSWKGKHYQFKSVRADFSEQVLVNGKALSHQHAVRSSFYLQYKPY